A single genomic interval of Helianthus annuus cultivar XRQ/B chromosome 6, HanXRQr2.0-SUNRISE, whole genome shotgun sequence harbors:
- the LOC110865780 gene encoding transcription factor MYB61: MGRHSCCYKQKLRKGLWSPEEDEKLIRHITKFGHGCWSSVPKLAGLERCGKSCRLRWINYLRPDLKRGTFSQQEEKLIIELHAVLGNKWSQIAAQLPGRTDNEIKNLWNSSIKKKLRQRGIDPNTHKPLSELNDIAPSGSNDKNSQDSYNIDEKVQPSAVATSYPIIDNSPPATHEFFLNRFVASHETTIKQPDSHHQLAGFLPFSYTQQQQPTDLFFQTDSKSSSELIPEYNTSSISNPLLSATRNQNHWGSNNNSSSSNNNNNNNNNGFFQTNNGYHPWGLSDGTKIQNQTNGVQGEQDYMKWNDQYLPFLMGKSTIDQSNHELYHGQQSVDTYNKNFERITTSYGQYS, encoded by the exons ATGGGAAGGCAttcttgttgttataaacaaaaGCTAAGAAAAGGCCTCTGGTCCCCTGAAGAAGATGAAAAACTCATCAGACACATCACCAAATTTGGCCATGGCTGCTGGAGTTCTGTCCCTAAACTTGCTGGCCTTGAAAGATGTGGCAAGAGTTGCAGGCTTAGATGGATTAACTACTTGAGGCCTGATCTTAAAAGAGGCACATTCTCTCAACAAGAAGAGAAACTAATCATTGAATTACATGCTGTTCTTGGAAACAA ATGGTCTCAAATTGCAGCTCAATTACCGGGAAGAACAGATAACGAGATCAAGAACTTATGGAACTCATCGATCAAGAAAAAGCTACGACAACGAGGGATTGATCCAAACACTCACAAGCCACTTTCAGAACTCAATGATATCGCTCCATCCGGTAGCAACGACAAGAACTCGCAAGACTCATATAATATCGACGAGAAAGTTCAACCAAGTGCTGTGGCAACATCATACCCCATCATTGACAACTCTCCACCCGCAACACATGAATTCTTCCTCAACAGATTCGTAGCAAGCCACGAGACTACAATCAAGCAACCCGATTCCCACCACCAACTCGCCGGATTTCTCCCTTTCAGTTATACCCAACAACAGCAACCCACTGATCTTTTCTTTCAAACTGATTCCAAGTCATCATCTGAGCTGATTCCAGAATATAACACTTCTTCAATCTCCAACCCTTTACTCTCAGCTACGCGGAACCAAAATCATTGGGgaagtaataataatagtagcagcagcaacaacaacaacaacaacaacaacaatggtttCTTTCAGACAAACAATGGGTATCATCCATGGGGATTAAGTGACGGGACAAAGATTCAAAACCAAACTAATGGTGTACAGGGAGAACAAGATTACATGAAATGGAATGATCAATATCTTCCATTTTTAATGGGGAAGTCTACCATTGATCAAAGTAACCATGAACTGTATCATGGACAACAAAGTGTGGATACTTACAACAAGAATTTTGAGAGGATTACAACAAGCTATGGACAATATTCATAG